The Capricornis sumatraensis isolate serow.1 chromosome 20, serow.2, whole genome shotgun sequence genome contains the following window.
CCAGAGGAATGAGGGGCCATCTCATCTCCAAGCCCTGAGCCCTGAGCTGGCAGAGACCTGCTCCCATCACAGCCCCAGAGGAGAGACCATCCTTCCTACCTGTGAAGCTTTCCTGAGATATTCTCGTGGTCACCAACCGTGGAGCATctgagaggaaaacagaagaggCAGGGAGGCACTGGTGCTCCACCCCAGAAGCCACTTGAGAGGATGAGCTTTATTCCCCCAGTCTCATCTGGAAAGGGATACGGGATGCCACCCGCCTCCTGCCAACACCACCCCCAGGGACCCCGCCGCCCCTCCACACTTACAGGAGACGTTGAGCCGGACGGTTCTCTCCAGGGTCACCTGAGATCCTTGGAGTGTCACCCAACAGGTAAGGTTGGTGCCGTGGTCCTGGGGCCTCGGGGTGAGGGTGAGCTCCGAGGAGTGGAGGGTGTCTGGGTCCATGCTTTCAACTGCCTCTCCAACCCaggagaacaggagagggagTCCCCCACCAGATGCTAGTGACAGGGTGCAGGTCAGCTTTGTGGGGCGACCAGCCTCCAGAGGTTCCGGAAACTGGatgtagggtttccctggtggggctgaggaagagagaaggaaatgcctgggCCCCATGGGGGCGTGGGGACCCAGAGGAGGACCCTCAGAGGGACCTGTGCTAAGGGCCACAGCTCACTCCCAGTCCTGGGTCTCTTCTGCACTCGCACATCCCGAGACCTGGGGTGGTCCTACGTCCATTCTAACAGGAAGGTCCCCATGTCCCAGGGTCCTCTCCTGGGCTCCTGCCATACCTGTCACCTGCAAATGCAGCTTCTTATCTCGGTAACTGTATTTCACATCGTCTCTCTCCACCCGGAAATAATAGACTCCTGTGTCGCTCATCCTGGCATCTCTGATGCTCAGGGAACAGTCCTTGTCGCTGGGGTCCCCGAGGAGGCGGAATCGGCCCTGGGTCTCCGTCTTCACTGGCCTCTTCGGGTTGTTGGTGGCCACAGGATCACTGTGTGGGCCGTCCCCTTCCCGGAACCAATAGATGAAGGGTTCCATAGAGGAATACCAGGAGCTCCAGGGGTAGGAGAAGGAGCAGGGCACGCGGACGCCCAGGCCCGCCTGCACGGCCAGGGATTCCTGCACTCGGAGCCTGTACCCTGGCTTCTCCTGCAGGGATTCTGCGGACACGGAGGCTGAGCTGCAGCGGCAGGCCCCTCCCCACCTgagccgcccctcccccaccggtGACCACCCCCCAACTCCTCCCACGCCGCTCACCCCCCAACAGCAGGgacagcaggagcagcaggggcACCATGTCCGCATCCCCCGGGGTCCAAGTCTCTCTGTTGCGGAAAGTAGTGCCCCGAAGGCGGGGTGGGAACCAGGAAGCCCCAACAGGAAGTCAGTAGCAGCCAGAACAGAAGGGAAACTCGGAAGCTAAAGgctgtggggttggggtgggggctgcaACGTCAcgccacccccaccacctccccatcccccctATACCGCAGGGGGCGATCATGGGGGCCCCAGAGTCCCAGCGGCTTCCCAGGGCTCTGACACGATCGCCTTCCCAATGATGTTTGCGTCCAGTGTGGGTCGCCCACCCTGCATCGCCGCAACCAGAAAAGAGAAACGAGGTCGGATCCATTCGGAGCCACCCACCCTACAGCAGAAAAACTGGACTTTCcggaaaagatattaaaaaatttcTCAAATATGTTCCCCTAGGGGCAGAAAACAAGCTTCCTGACCCAAATGCGGTGGAGGGCGGAAgccaggcaagaaagctgaagGTGAAAAGCTCCTTTGCCCAGAAGGGTTTTCATAACATGGCAAACGGTGCTGTGGGTCTTCCTGGATCTCAGGGTCTGTGGGACCAGCCCTGGGGCAAAAGACCATGAAAAACTGAGTGGGTAAAGGAAGACCCTTGCCCCATAATTGGGGACCCTAGTCTAGACCTTACCTGAAACACAATTCAGGACCCATCACTCTTTCTtcaccattaagaaggctgagtgcagaagaattgatgctttcaaactgtgctgttggagaagactgttgagagtcccttggactgcagggagatcaaacaagGCAATTGTAAacgaaatcaagcctgaatagtcattggaaggactgatgctgaagctgaagctccaatactttggccacctgatgtgaagagctgactcattggaaaagatccagatgctgaaaaagaccttgatgctgggaaagatacaaggctggaggagaaggggacgacagaggacgagatggttggatggcatcactgactcaatggacgtgagtttgagcaggcctcaggagatagagaaggacacggaagccctcctgctgcagtccatgaagtctcacCAAGAttcagacaccactgagagactgaacaacaacaatcttcacAGCCTTGTTTTCAAAGCCACAGGAAGGGCTTGAGCCACGTGTGGAAACAACCTGTAATGTTACTATTCTTTAAGGGAGAAATTTCATGAAGATTTCCTAAATATGATAATAAACATATACATTTGAGACACTCCCAGGAACAGGTTGTGAGAGCAAACGAATATTGGCTTTATATTTATTTGGATATATGTTTACatctttgtttcttaaaaaaaatacttttaaaagaaggAGGGATAAATGGGGAGagtgggattgacatatacacacaactgtatataaaatagggaACCAACAAAGACCGAccgtataacacagggaactctactcagtatcttgtaataacttattgtGGAAGTGAATCTgagagaaatatacatatatagctgaatcactttgctatactgtgacactaacacaacattctatatcaattatactttaattttaaaaatcatacccAGAACAAAGAACTCAATCAGAAAAAGATtgcccagtttttatttttaaatgggcaaaaacTCAAACAGgaatttcacaaaagaagatattcAAGTAGCTCAATATCACATTGCTATAGAGGAAGTAAAAAGGTAAGGAGACACTGCCACAGTGGAAGGCAGGACTGAACGCCAAACCTACTGCTAATACAAGTGACGCTGAGGCTACAAACAGCTCAGGACCCTCAAATATGATGGGGGGACGGACATTCACTTGACCACTCAAGAGAACCCTTTGAAggtaccttctagaactaaataTATGCCAAACTTATGACGAAGCAGTTCCATGCCCACCAGGAAAACTTGCTAGCCTTCCTATTTTCATCACAACATTCATATCAACGATATGGTGAAACAGCCAAACATGGAAACAAATGTAATGTCATCGTGCTTTAGGGTTCATACATAACTGGAGGAACAGTCATACATAAAATACCACTGTCAAGACAAAATCCATGGCAAAACCAACAATGAGTTATTGATATAAAAACATGGATAATCtcatactaagtgaggtaagtcagaaagtcTCCTTTCAGTGGAACTGAGTCTTCCTGTTGTCACACAATCATCACCACAAATAAAAGCTCATGGATGCAAATAACACAGGGTTTGACTGGAGGGTTTCCAGGGAGAAGCACCCAGTGATGTCCCCACGTCTGTCCTCTGGGCTCTGCATCCTCAGGTGAATCTCCTCATGACAGGGAGCGAGGCTCAGCCACACCCCTCAGCCCAGCTCCCTACTGGCCGCCACACCTGCAGAGCCAACACGGTCTCAGGTCAGAGAAGCAGACCCATTTCATTCATTCTGGGCTCTGCCtcaaggcaggtgggatcttagtccccagcCCGGGAtccaacccctgccccctgcaggggaaacCTGGAATCTTAGCTACAGGACCAACACGGAAGTCCCTGGAGAGTCACACAGTTTAGCTGCAGGCGGGACAGGACCGCCAAGCCCCACAGGCAACTCCAGAGCCATTCCCCGGACTTCCCCGCAGGGAGACAGGTATGCTCACCTGATGTAGTAGGTCCAGGTGAGGCCATAGGTGAGGAGGAAGCCAGCCCCCATGAGGGCCCCCCTGATCAGGGTGAGGACCAGGGGCCAGGAGCCCTGCTGCTCCGCAGCCTCACAGCTGCAGGGAGGGGGGCcttctggggaagggaggggggtgAAGCTCAGTCCCCAGACCCAGCCCTCCCAAAGGCACACACCTGCCCAGACTGCCCGCCCCCAGCACCTGTCCTGCAACTCACTCTGCACAGAGAGGCTGAAGGAAACTTGCTGGGAGCCCAGTGGGTGCTGAGCTCGGCAGGTGACTTCTCCTCCGTCTCCGACCCCGACACGGGGTATCTCCAGGACCCCGGGGGCTGAGCGCTGGGAGGGACTCAGGGGTTTTCCCTCCCAGAGCCAGCTCAGCGTGGCTGGGGGGTTGCTGTCGGCCACACAGACCAGGCGCAGGAACTGGCCCTCCAGGATGGGCAGTGACGTGCCATTCAGATCTGGGTGAGAGATGCACAGATGAGTGGGTGGAGCCAAGGGCTGTCTCACCCTCGCTCCGCCCACTTCCGGAGGCAGAAAGACAGCCGGGTGACAAGGACCAAGGATGAGCTCACTGAGGCCGATGGGGCAACAGTCCTGGTGGTCTTTTCAGGCTCCCAGAAGAAGTGGGAACTGACCTGAGGATGGAAGGGAGAGAAGTGGGCGGGAAGCTGACGGGAAGATGTGCCAAGAGAGAGACAGCCCGGAAGATGGGGAGAAAGGCACGTGGTCTGCATCGCGGCAGAGAGGACCCGGAGCAACAGAGACACGAAAagagtgggagagagaagggaggggcagaTGTGCTGGAGCCCTGACAGCAGGGCTGAGAGCGCTGGGCTTTGCTCCAAGCAGTAGGAGCCTGTGAGGAGGGGAAGCTTCAGCGTCTGGGCCGACACCCACAGGACCCTGCTGGGGCAAGTGGGGCCTGGACTGCGCATGAGACAGGAGGCGGGGAGACTGAGGGAGGAAGCTGATCAGTGGCCCAGGGTCCAGGACGAGACTGCAGCTGGCTCTGGGGCCAAGAGCATGGAAAGGGGGAAGTGATTTGAGCAGTGAAGCTCTGCAGAGTCCCTGAGACATGGGTGCAGCTGGTGAGagagggagatggggagagggcCATCCAACCACAGCCCGGTTAAGTGGGGTCAGGGTGCAGTTGACAGGCATCAGCAAGAGGTGTTTAAACCTGCAGAACATCTCTGGATGGACAGAGTAGGGACAGGActgggggcggagggggggaGGTCAGGATGCGGGCATGACAACAAGTGGAGACTCGGGATGGGAGGAGTCCACCCAGGAAGGTAAAGAGAGGTTGGAATGGGGTCCAGGGTGGAGCTGTGGGCAATGGGAACACGAATCCCTCTGAAAGATGATGACATCAGAGCTGAAGGAGGGTTCCTGTCATAGGAGTTGATGACAgacagaaacttaaaaaaaaaaaaaaaaagcagaagctaGAGTAGTCCAAATCACAGACGCTAACAGTGGAAAGCTGGTGGCCAGGGGCTGAAGCGGGAGGGGACCGGGACACTGTGTCTGGTGGGTTTGGCGTTCCAGTTCTGCCAGTCGGGAAGAGCTCTGCAGATGGGTTGCACAGCACTGTCAGTGGACCTCACCCTCCTGAGATCTACCCTTAAAAGCGGTGAAGACGGTAACTCTGATCTTCTGTGTGTTTTCTCACagttaaaactaaaaatttaaacagaatAAAAGGACAGGGAGCAGGCAAAAGTAATAGTCCATGGATGCGAGACGTTGGGGAGACAGGAGGACAGGTCCAGAGGAATGAGGGGCCATCTCATCTCCAAGCCCTGAGCCCTGAGCTGGCAGAGACCTGCTCccatcacagccccagagagaccaTCCTTCCTACCTGTGAAGCTTTCCTGAGATATTCTCGTGGTCACCAACTGTGGAGCATCTGAGAGGAAAAcaggagaggcagggaggcatTGGTGCTCCACCCCAGAAGCCACTTGAGAGGATGAGCTTTATTCCCCCAGTCTCATCTGGAAAGGGATGCGGGATGCCACCCGCCTCCTGCCAACACCGTCCCCAGGGACCCCGCCACCCCTCCACACTCACAGGAGATGTTGAGCCGGACGGTTGTCTCCAGGGTCACCTGAGATCCCTGGAGTGTCACCCGACAGGTGAGGTTGGTGCCGTGGTCCTGGGGCCTCGGGGTGAGGGTGAGCTCCGAGGAGTGGAGGGTGTCTGGGTCCATCCCGTCAAGGGCGTCCCCCGCCCAGGAGAACAGGAGAGGGTGTCGCCCGTCACAGTCTAGCGACAGGCTGCAGGCCAGCTTTGTGGGGCGGCCGGACTCCAGAGGCTCCAGGACCTGGATGTCGGGTTTCCCTGCTGAGGttgaggagaagagagggagatgCCTGGCCCCCGGGGTGTGGGGACCCAGACAGGGACCCTCAGAGGGACCAGTGCCTCACGGCCACAGCTCACCCCCGGTCCTGGGTCTCTCCTGAACCCTAAAACCCCAAGACCTGGGGCAGGGAGTGGGCCTATGTCCTGTTCCTATTCTAATAAGAAGGTCCCCACTCCCCAGGGTCCTCTCCTGGGCCTCCTGTCATACCTGTCACCTGcaaattcagcttcttctctCTGTAACTGTATTTCACATTACGTCCTCTCTCCACTCGCAAGTAGTAGACTCCTGAGTCGCTCAGCCTGGCCTCTTGGATGCTCAGGGAGCAGTCATTGTTGCTGGGGTCCCCGACGAGGCGGAATCGGCCCCGTGTCTCTGGCTTCTCTCGTCTCTTTGGGTCGTTGGTGGCCACAGGATCACTGTGTGGGCCGTCCCCTTCCCGGAACCAATAGATGAGGGGTTCCGCAGAGGGATACCAGGGATACCAGTGGTAGGAGAAGGAGCAGGGCACGCGGACGTCCATGCACGCCTGCACCGCCACTGATTCCTGCACTTGGAGCTCAAACCCCAGAAGCTCCTGCAGGGACCCTGGGGGACACAGAGGCTCAGTGGCAGCTTCAGCCCCTCCCCACGCGTGCTCTTCTCCCCCAGCCgtgtccccttcccccacccccccactcaCCCCCCCACAGCaggggcagcagcagcaagggcacCATGTCAGCATCCGCCAGCACAGAGGTGGTTCAGATCCCTCTGTTGGGGAGCGAAGCGTCTCGAATATGGGGAGGGAATGAGGAAGCTCCAACAGGAAGCCAGAGGGTGACAGAGAGACAGCTCTTAAGAACCATGGAAGGGGAAGTTAGGTACCATGGACCCGAGGTGGGGGCTTTCTGACTGAGAAATCTCGTTTCCCCATCTCTCCCATTTGCACCTTCAAACTATGAGCCTAAAACGAGGCTGGAGACTCCCACGGCCCCGTCGCTGTCCGCTCTTTCCCAAGGTACCCCGGGTACCGGTGGAGGGTCACCTGGCTAGCTCCCCGGCGATCAGAGCCCCTGGGACGTCCAGGAGGAAGTTCATGATCAGGTGTGGAGAAGAGCCCAGGCTGAGCATCCAGGAGATGGAGGGCTGCCCCCGGTCCAGGAGAGACGCTGAGATCTCATGGACAAGAGTGTCTAGATCCCCTGAGATACGGTCCCCGCCGTGAGCCTGGAGCCTCCTGACCCTTTGGCCTTGGGTCCCCATCCCCATCAGTGCCCTGGTCCCAGGCAGGCTCAGATTCTGGTCCTGCTGTTGGCAGTTAAAGCCGACCTGAGCATCCGGGCGTTTGGAATGCAGAAGCTGGGAGCATAGAGTGCCCGGTTGGGAACCCAGACACCAGCCACTTCACCTGCCACCTGTTCAACTTTCCCAGAGTGActttgcctctctgtgcctcagtttgctcatccgaaaaacagaaaaactagcAGAAATGTGGATTAAATGAGTTCATGTGTGTCACGTGCTTAGGACAGAACCTGGCACTGGTACTTGTTCAGTCAACTAAGGCTTTGGGGACACAGAGCTTCTGCACACTCCCAGGCTCTGTCTAGGGGGACAGAAAGCAGAGCAGGGCCAGCCCCACACCCCACCTCTCCTACCTTCGGGGGTTACCTGGTCATTAGCAGGGAGGGCAGAAGCATCGCTAGGCTGGAAGGTCAAGACCCTGCCCTTGAGACAGACTGGGACCTAGGACCCTTTATGGCAGTGCTTGTACCTGGACAAACGTCTCCCAGAGTGACAAactaaaagaaactataagggacgAAAAATAACTCCATACATCTGCAGTTGGTGCAAATCATGAGcaataagatacaaaaagaccaaaacctAACTGCCCCTTCTGCTGTGTAGGGAGCAAAAACAGGGTACTGGGCCTGATCCCTGCACACAGCGCCACAGAGGCATGGGGAGACCACCTAAACCAGGCTTCGGGCCCCACCCACTGatccacccacccccatcccatttAAGGGACCAGCTCACCCCACCTCGGAGTCCCGATAAAGCCTGCCCTGAATTTCTTCTCTGGCCTCTCATCCATTTCCTTTGATTAGAGAGCCCAAGGACGCAGTGCCATAACACCCTGTGATTATGCCATTCTCTTACCCCACGCTCTGATTCATCTGTCAGAGGCGGGAACACAGGTAAGATCCGTTTTTATCCGGAAGGAAGTTGCATCTAGAAGCCACAACCTGTAGAAAGAAGGACCATGATTttgaacagaaaaggaaattttgctGTAACCTTGTTACTGAAAACAAGTTGGCCTGTCTGAGGAACAGTCAAGTGTCGGGGTTTCAAGGGAGAAAGGTTTGCTGCAGGGCCATGGAAGGAGATAGTTTGCTTCTGATAAAAAAAAACCCCTGAAATCCACAAagtgtttcagcaaagcatttttaaaggccaagTGAAGGAGGGTTGCCCAGggtgtgtgatcagcttgtgcacaatTCTTTGATTGATTGATGGTGATCAATACTTAGGTGTCAGAAGGTCTGGGGGCTACTTGCTCCCGATCTtcaagtagttaatttcttcACTTTGGTGGCAGTTTTTAGCATCTGAGAAAGCTTAGGAACccgggaagacaccctggagggggaaatggcaacccagtccagtattgcctggagaatcccatggatagaggagcctggtgggttggaCGTGAcagagtgacttagcactcacgcacGCACGGATGAGAGCCTGCTGTCTGGGTACTTCAGAGAGGGGCTAGAGCAGAGGGTGTGGGCGAGGGTCTCTCCCAGGAAGGCCCCACAGGGTGCTGCTCAGTCGCCAACATCTCTAGGGAAGGAAGAGTgcggggctgctcttcattgcagtgtgtgggcttctcattgctgtggcttctctcttgTGGTTCAGCACAGGCTCGAGAGTcgggactcagtagttgtggcacacgggcctagttgctcctcctcatgtgggatcttcccaaaacagagatcaaacccgtgtgccTTGCGTTGCAAggggaattcttaaccactggaccaccagggaagcctaccccctgttgtggtattttttttttttttaaggagcttGGTGACATTGACCAAGTTCTAAAGCCCTCAGTATCTGAAGCCATTGTGTCCCCGTGTGtgaatttagtcactcagtcgtattcgaccctttggacaatagcccaccaggcttctctgtgcaggggattttttaaacaaaaagacaacatatACACGACGGAATACTGCTCAGTCATGAGAAGgaaggcatttgagtcagttctaatgaggtggatgaacctagagcctattatacagagtgaagtaaatcagacagagcaaaacaaatgtcatatattaacacatagatATGGAACCTAGAAGGAGGGTATATGAATGTATTCACAGGGCAGCATTGGAGATGCAGAAATCGAGAACAGATTTACGGACACGggccaggggaggagggagagggtgagacgaactggagagagtagcatggacgCGTGTACACtaacatatgcaaaatagatagccaatgggaatttgctgtatgactcagggagcccGCACTGGGGCTCtggaacaacctagaggggtggggaggggtgggaggtaggagggaggttcaagagggaggggacatgtgtacacctatggctgactcatgttgatgtatggcagaaatgaaaccaataatgtaaagcaatcatcctttaataaaaataaataaattttatttattttaaatagagttttaaaaggaaaaaagaagactgcaatgggttgccacttcctactccagaggatcttcctgacccaggggtcagaccggagtcttctgtgtctcctgcctggcaggt
Protein-coding sequences here:
- the LOC138096032 gene encoding sialic acid-binding Ig-like lectin 14 — encoded protein: MVPLLLLLSLLLGESLQEKPGYRLRVQESLAVQAGLGVRVPCSFSYPWSSWYSSMEPFIYWFREGDGPHSDPVATNNPKRPVKTETQGRFRLLGDPSDKDCSLSIRDARMSDTGVYYFRVERDDVKYSYRDKKLHLQVTAPPGKPYIQFPEPLEAGRPTKLTCTLSLASGGGLPLLFSWVGEAVESMDPDTLHSSELTLTPRPQDHGTNLTCWVTLQGSQVTLERTVRLNVSYAPRLVTTRISQESFTDLNGTSLPILEGQFLRLVCVADSNPPATLSWLWEGKPLSPSQRSAPGVLEIPRVGVGDGGEVTCRAQHPLGSQQVSFSLSVQKGPPLCSCEAEEQQGSWPLVLTLIRGALMGAGFLLTYGLTWTYYTRCGGQ
- the LOC138096884 gene encoding sialic acid-binding Ig-like lectin 14, producing MVPLLLLPLLWGGSLQELLGFELQVQESVAVQACMDVRVPCSFSYHWYPWYPSAEPLIYWFREGDGPHSDPVATNDPKRREKPETRGRFRLVGDPSNNDCSLSIQEARLSDSGVYYLRVERGRNVKYSYREKKLNLQVTAGKPDIQVLEPLESGRPTKLACSLSLDCDGRHPLLFSWAGDALDGMDPDTLHSSELTLTPRPQDHGTNLTCRVTLQGSQVTLETTVRLNISYAPQLVTTRISQESFTDLNGTSLPILEGQFLRLVCVADSNPPATLSWLWEGKPLSPSQRSAPGVLEIPRVGVGDGGEVTCRAQHPLGSQQVSFSLSVQKGPPPCSCEAAEQQGSWPLVLTLIRGALMGAGFLLTYGLTWTYYIRCGGQ